In a single window of the Cryptococcus neoformans var. neoformans JEC21 chromosome 11 sequence genome:
- a CDS encoding 50s ribosomal protein l36, putative codes for MLAILRRIPQLARAGPSNPTQRFCSTCPPRPLASTLRPSVPSLSTHLASRPTLASQATNVGRGNFQVRGMKVRSSVKKFCDGCLIVRRKGRIYVICSKNPKHKQRQG; via the exons ATGctcgccatcctccgccGTATCCCACAGCTTGCAAGGGCTGGCCCTTCTAACCCTACACAACGATTCTGCTCCACCTGCCCGCCCCGACCCCTTGCCTCCACCCTCCGACCATCTGTCCCTTCATTATCCACCCATCTCGCCTCTCGACCTACTCTTGCGTCTCAGGCAACAAATGTCGGCAGGGGAAATTTTCAGGTCAGGGGTATGAAAGTGAGAAGTAGCGTGAAGAAGTTTTGTGATGGCTGTTTAATCGTtaggaggaaagggagaatATATGTCATCTGTTCAAAGAACCCCAAGCACAAGCAG CGACAAGGATAG
- a CDS encoding helicase, putative, whose protein sequence is MSTVTPSLANSTAATSPMSQSPSTRSASPSKEEVKIVSSSERDAAADGADVDGQEGIADPKKVVEELKEEGQHDPEAAARAARLNFLLDKSTIYAKIIGDRMARQQIEKRKAEARAEIRKANKEKKEAEAKEIRREGVGDKRKPKRAEIESKDEGRGKRKRQNIGGRDEKKAKVDKDEVDVDERPPEQVSEQTQSVHAEQDGEEEDDGDVQYSFKQPELVTGAKLRDYQLAGVQWMISLYENGLNGILADEMGLGKTLQTISFLSHLRSKGTWGPFLIVCPLSVLNNWIMEFEKFTPSVPVLMYHGNPDHRAELRATRLQTPTASDAGSSKTKGRKSNSNLAGNNTSTFPIVITTYEMCMKDKQFLSGIKWKFIVVDEGHRLKNLDCKLIRELKSYTSANRMILTGTPLHNNLAELWSLLNFILPDIFDDLDSFQQWFNFDEMNEGQTTEGLLNKSNVVASLHAILKPFLLRRLKVDVEKELPPKKEYLLYAPLTQMQKDIYQAIVSGQIREYLIDKVSSSGSGSNTPKEETPELEAAVEATDGRGQRKKKKVNYKIEENDNKYVRDLEEGRIRPEDGPTGLEEKSAAEVGREWALKQATKHVNNMRLQNLVMQLRKISSHPYLFDWPSDPATGELVVDDNLVNASGKMLLLNRLLDALFQKGHRVLLFSQFTTMLDVIEDWATVYKGWKVCRIDGSTPQESRREQMDEFNGGKDDPNACKLFLLSTRAGGLGINLVSADTVIFFDQDWNPQMDLQAQDRAHRIGQTKPVLVFRLVSAHTIESKILAKAGNKRKLEALVISQGKFGRVVDENGRVLLGRKSTKKAEAKESVTEMAKALLDLEGEEINVASKDDQIISDADLEILLDRSPAAFARQKGWSAGLSKAGAHGRAEQLKKGEKTTFEVFETAKDDGQGLSGMFGGDGDAE, encoded by the exons ATGTCTACTGTGACACCATCACTCGCCAATTCTACCGCCGCCACTTCTCCAATGTCCCAATCTCCGTCAACACGAAGCGCGTCACCCtcaaaggaggaggtcaAAATCGTTTCTAGCAGCGAACGCGATGCCGCTGCTGACGGCGCGGATGTTGACGGTCAGGAAGGGATAGCAGACCCTAAAAAGGTGGTTGAAGaattgaaagaagaaggacaacATGATCCAGAG GCTGCAGCTCGAGCTGCTCGTCTGAATTTCTTACTTGACAAGTCTACGATCTACGCAAAGATCATTGGCGATCGTATGGCCCGTCAGCAGATCGAGAAGCGAAAAGCCGAAGCTCGAGCAGAAATTAGGAAAGccaacaaggaaaagaaggaggcagaAGCAAAGGAGATTAGGAGAGAAGGCGTGGGGGATAAAAGAAAGCCTAAGCGAGCGGAGATCGAAAGCAAGGATGAAGGTCGAggcaagagaaagaggcaGAATATTGGTGGAcgagatgagaagaaggctaaAGTGGACAAGGATGAG GTGGATGTTGACGAGCGACCACCTGAGCAGGTTTCAGAACAGACTCAAAGTGTCCACGCTGAACAAgatggcgaggaggaagacgatggaGACGTTCAATACTCCTTCAAGCAGCCCGAACTCGTTACTGGTGCCAAACTCAGAGATTACCAGCTTGCAGGCGTCCAGTGGATGATCAGTCTGTACGAGAATGGCCTCAACGGTATTCTCGCTGATGAAATGGGTCTCGGCAAG ACTCTGCAAAcaatttccttcctttcccattTGCGAAGTAAAGGCACTTGGGGCCCATTCTTGATTGTCTGCCCTCTTTCCGTCTTGAATAACTGGATCATGGAATTTGAAAAGTTCACACCTAGTGTCCCT GTCCTTATGTACCACGGTAATCCCGATCATCGCGCTGAACTTCGCGCAACTCGTCTACAAACTCCTACTGCGTCTGATGCTGGCTCAAGTAAGACTAAGGGGCGTAAATCTAATAGCAATCTGGCCGGTAACAATACTTCAACTTTCCCTATCGTTATAACGACGTATGAGATGTGTATGAAGGATAAACAGTTTTTGAGCGGTATCAAGTGGAAGTTCATTGTCGTCGACGAAGGCCATAGATTGAAGAACCTGGATTGCAA GCTTATTCGCGAGCTTAAGTCATATACCAGTGCCAATCGAATGATCCTTACAGGTACTCCTCTCCAT AACAATCTCGCAGAGCTTTGGTCTCTTCTCAACTTCATCCTTCCCGATATCTTTGACGATCTAGACTCATTCCAGCAATGGTTCAATTTTGACGAGATGAATGAGGGACAAACGACTGAAGGCTTGCTCAACAAATCTAATGTCGTGGCATCTTTACATGCCATCTTGAAACCATTCTTGCTTCGACGCCTCAAGGTCGACGTCGAGAAAGAGCTTCCCCCCAAAAAGGAATACCTCCTTTACGCCCCTCTTACTCAGATGCAAAAGGATATTTACCAGGCTATCGTCTCTGGCCAGATCCGGGAGTACCTTATCGACAAAGTTTCCTCCAGTGGATCAGGTTCAAATACTCCCAAAGAGGAGACCCCCGAGCTCGAAGCAGCAGTTGAAGCGACCGATGGTAGAGGgcagagaaagaagaagaaagtcAACTATaagattgaagagaatGATAACAAGTATGTCAGGGATTTAGAGGAGGGCAGGATAAGGCCCGAGGATGGCCCGACCGGgctggaagaaaagagtgCTGCCGAggtgggaagagagtgGGCGTTGAAGCAAGCGA CCAAGCACGTCAACAACATGCGCCTACAAAATCTCGTCATGCAGCTCCGAAAgatctcttcccatccttaCCTCTTCGATTGGCCGAGCGACCCTGCCACGGGTGAACTAGTTGTCGATGATAACTTGGTCAATGCAAGTGGAAAGATGCTGCTGTTAAACAGGTTGCTCGATGCCTTATTCCAGAAAGGTCATCGCGTACTGTTGTTTAGTCAATTCACTACCATGTTGGACGTTATC GAGGACTGGGCTACGGTTTACAAGGGCTGGAAGGTTTGTCGAATTGATGGGTCAACACCTCAGGAGTCTCGTCGAGAACAGATGGACGAATTTAATGGTGGTAAAGACGATCCAAACGCCTGCAAGCTCTTTCTACTAAGCACAAGAGCCGGTGGTCTTGGTATTAACCTTGTCAGCGCCGATactgtcatcttctttgatCAAGACTGGA ACCCTCAAATGGACTTGCAGGCTCAAGATCGTGCTCATCGTATTGGTCAAACCAAACCTGTTCTCGTTTTCCGACTCGTTTCCGCCCATACTATCGAAAGCAAAATTCTGGCCAAGGCTGGTAACAAGCGAAAGCTCGAGGCGCTTGTCATATCGCAAGGAAAATTTGGTCGAGTGGTagatgagaatggaaggGTGCTGTTAGGTAGAAAAAGTAccaagaaggctgaggcGAAGGAGAGTGTCACGGAAATGGCCAAGGCGTTGTTAGATTTAGAAGGCGAAGAGATTAATGTCGCGAGCAAGGACGATCAAATCATCAG TGATGCTGACCTTGAAATCCTCCTCGATCGATCCCCCGCCGCATTCGCACGTCAAAAGGGTTGGTCCGCCGGATTGAGCAAAGCTGGTGCCCATGGCCGAGCAGAACAGCTCAAGAAGGGTGAAAAGACGACCTTTGAGGTGTTTGAGACTGCCAAGGATGACGGGCAGGGGTTGTCTGGGATGTTTGGGGGAGATGGTGATGCTGAATAG
- a CDS encoding 60s ribosomal protein l23, putative yields MSIKSAAAGTKFRMSLGLPVGAVMNCADNSGAKNLYVISVIGFGARLNRLPAAAAGDMVMASVKKGKPELRKKVMPAVICRQRKPWRRRDGIFLYFEDNAGVIVNAKGEMKGSAINGPVAKECADLWPRIASNAGTVV; encoded by the exons atgTCCATCAAGT CCGCTGCCGCCGGTACCAAGTTCCGCATGTCCCTCGGTCTCCCCGTCGGTGCCGTCATGAACTGCGCTGACAACTCTGGTGCCAAGA ACCTTTACGTTATCTCCGTTATTGGTTTCGGTGCCCGACTTAACCGACTCCCCGCTGCCGCTGCCGGTGACATGGTTATGGCCTCCGTCAAGAAGGGTAAGCCTGAGCTTCGTAAGAAGG TCATGCCCGCTGTTATCTGCCGACAGAGGAAGCcctggaggagaagggatggtATCTTCCTCTACTTTGAGGACAATGCCGGTGTAATTGTCAACGCCAAGGGTGAGATGAAGGGTTCTGCCATCAACGGACC TGTCGCTAAGGAATGTGCCGACCTCTGGCCCCGTATCGCCTCCAACGCTGGTACCGTCGTCTAA
- a CDS encoding prenyl-dependent CAAX protease, putative → MDPSLSLPPALSSGLPLSTAHALSFLFTTSYVGSLYISQHFFGTSTPNPRKAPFPNTVRSQTEPLPPISATDADGLGVEHDLGPELGSRDHPITIKRRMRAVACSTLLSVGGVCYVVKQLGHYSWKEAISPTMALLGVPTGFVVPSRALPYLLTPGLMIGPLYAMYLSGEVPVIGWRKKGETLWSTLKREFGLVEVRNYIVGPLTEEMVFRSTILAVSLLGRLSLKSLVFGTPMWFGIAHAHHGFEMYKRNGRNGAAALQAILTTLFQLTYTTLFGWFASYLYLRTGSVLPPLSAHIYCNVMGIYLPTVAVKRYPKRKALILGTYLAGIVGFYFGIKVL, encoded by the exons ATGGACCCTTCACTATCGTTACCACCAGCTCTTTCATCGGGACTTCCCTTGAGCACTGCCCACGCCctgtccttcctcttcacaaCATCCTACGTTGGTTCGCTCTATATCTCGCAGCATTTCTTCGGGACATCTACTCCAAACCCTCGGAAAGCTCCATTCCCTAATACCGTTCGCTCGCAGACTGAACCTCTGCCACCTATTTCAGCCACAGATGCTGATGGCCTGGGAGTCGAACATGACCTCGGTCCGGAGCTTGGGAGTCGGGACCACCCCATTACCATCAAACGTCGAATGAGGGCTGTTGCCTGTTCTACCCTTTTGAGCGTCGGCGGGGTGTGCTATGTGGTGAAGCAGCTTGGTCATTATAGCTGGAAAGAAGCTATCAGCCCTACTATGGCTTTGTTGGGAGTTCCCACAGGCTTCGTTGTGCCATCTCGAGCCCTGCCCTATCTACTGACTCCAGGATTGATGATAGGACCTCTGTATGCCATGTACTTAAGTGGAGAGGTGCCGGTGAttggatggaggaagaagggagagactCTGTGGTCTACTCTGAAAAGAGAATTTGGCTTGGTAGAAGTGAGAAATTACATCGTT GGCCCCCTGACAGAGGAAATGGTATTTAGATCTACCATATTAGCTGTGTCACTTCTAGGTCGACTTTCTTTGAAATCCTTGGTCTTCGGTACCCCTATGTGGTTTGGTATAG CTCACGCTCATCACGGATTTGAAATGTACaaaaggaatggaaggaatggaGCAGCTGCTTTACAGGCCATCTTGACTACTC TGTTCCAGCTCACATATACCACTCTCTTCGGCTGGTTCGCCTCTTATCTCTACCTCCGCACAG GATCTGTCTTGCCCCCACTGTCCGCACACATCTACTGCAACGTAATGGGTATTTATCTTCCGACTGTCGCTGTCAAGCGTTACCCGAAGAGGAAAGCAT TGATCTTGGGAACGTACTTGGCGGGAATCGTAGGGTTCTATTTTGGCATCAAGGTTTTATAA
- a CDS encoding Sulfide:quinone oxidoreductase, mitochondrial precursor, putative, translated as MHFISILTHTSPTKMVALPKSLPSLARLASTSAGGKHKVVVIGAGAAGLSAANQVYNAFKAQGKTLADGDVAIVDANRNHDYQPGWTLVGSGLASKETYRRPVSSLIGNQFAHIPQNAAGFEPGANQVVLADGSKIGYDYLIVGAGLQINWDNIKGLSAALADSSKSRVSSIYSYETVDKTWDLIRDFKGEGEAIFTQPFGVIKCAGAPQKINYMADYWWKSQNQKNHSTFITGMPTMFSVPHYSKALDALRQEKGIDALFNTNLVEIRPESKTAVFEVLAGEEKGKKIEKEFGLLHAVPPMGPLKAIKESPLADSVGWVDVDQGTLQHKKYENVFSLGDSSSLPTSKTAAAITGQSPVLTHNLVTLMETGKIGDAIYDGYTSCPLFTGRGSLLLAEFKYGAERKETFGKFVDQSVPNRFFYHLTKDVIPRAYFSKMLKGEWYGPRSVFPPQYLPQSQ; from the exons ATGCatttcatctccatccttaCTCACACCTCCCCTACTAAAATGGTTGCTCTCCCCAAgtctctcccttccctcgcGCGTCTCGCCTCTACCTCTGCTGGCGGCAAGCACAAGGTCGTCGTTATTGGTGCCG GTGCCGCCGGTCTCTCCGCCGCTAACCAGGTGTACAACGCCTTCAAGGCCCAGGGCAAGACCCTCGCTGACGGGGACGTCGCTATCGTTGATGCCAACAGGAATCACGACTATCAGCCAGGATGGACTCTTGTCGGCTCTGGTCTTGCCAGCAAGGAGACTTACAGGCGACCCGTTTCTTCCCTCATCGGCAACCAGTTTGCCCACATCCCTCAGAACGCTGCCGGCTTTGAACCTGGAGCTAACCAGGTCGTCCTCGCAGACGGGAGCAAGATTGGCTACGACTACCTTATCGTCGGCGCTGGTCTCCAGATTA ACTGGGACAACATCAAGGGTCTCTCTGCTGCTCTCGCGGACTCTTCCAAGAGCAGGGTTTCTTCCATCTACTCTTATGAAACCGTCGACAAAACTTGGGACCTCATCCGTGACTTCAAGGGTGAGGGCGAAGCCATCTTCACCCAGCCCTTCGGTGTCATCAAATGTGCCGGCGCTCCCCAAAAAATCAACTACATGGCCGACTACTGGTGGAAGTCCCAGAACCAGAAAAACCACTCTACCTTCATCACCGGTATGCCCACCATGTTCTCCGTGCCCCATTACTCCAAGGCTCTCGACGCTCTCCGACAGGAGAAGGGTATTGATGCCTTGTTCAACACTAACCTCGTTGAGATCCGTCCCGAGAGCAAGACCGCTGTCTTCGAGGTCCTCGCtggtgaggagaagggtaaGAAAATTGAGAAGGAATTTGGTCTCTTACATGCCGTCCCCCCTATGGGCCCTCTCAAGGCTATCAAGGAATCTCCTCTTGCCGATTCTGTTGGATGGGTCGACGTCGACCAGGGTACTCTCCAGCACAAAAAGTATGAGAACGTCTTCTCCCTCGGtgactcttcctctctccctACCTCCAAGACTGCCGCGGCCATCACTGGCCAGTCCCCCGTCCTCACCCACAACCTCGTAACCTTGATGGAGACTGGCAAGATCGGTGACGCCATCTATGACGGTTACACTTCCTGCCCCCTCTTCACCGGCCGCGGATCTTTGCTCCTTGCCGAGTTCAAGTATGGTgctgagaggaaggagactTTCGGCAAGTTTGTCGACCAGTCTGTTCCTAACCG ATTCTTCTATCATCTCACCAAGGACGTCATTCCCCGAGCCTACTTCTCCAAGATGCTCAAGGGCGAATGGTACGGTCCCCGATCTGTCTTCCCCCCTCAATACCTCCCTCAATCTCAGTAA
- a CDS encoding cAMP-independent regulatory protein, putative yields MSAPPSPPCNLDPPFRGYIETTFDALLVFEAARRGMIPRVTRRLIERERAMVQSGAVFVFDEHESGIKRWTDGLVWSPSRILNNFLVYRETDKRSANAKNSGSPTTQTSPQNTSSALSKSVGSTRSDAQSEVSSTNIGSDTTSGMVDPPPLGQGALARPRSASEGGGSIDRLKERQLVGSLTNSYKFKENGLVKKTMSVSVNGFAQHVVSYYAIDDVISGKLRTPSSIPELASLEISPEYLHKQNFRFPPQVEVGPDGIPRYRGEPEEPQSPHTPASNYSFQTFHQQQQQPPSTTSEYYEVPSYNAGSIPAHQQMHRIGSPRNRPMSVPMPIPLPSPAHSIQGSSYMGPGSAGSGFYESPSVNGMHYAPPLVRQSSSSSVTSSTSAIRPGSSANRRYAPYGGGPAGPGNRGSTGPMQYQHGHQRRQSGSDSQDSSYPIDGNNPASYDVKPSIAPYYTGPPSGGSGTFTFYPPENASSIEPPMASPTYASAGYGPWQSMHPSQNTRFMPARHDYAAGPPSIPLGPPPPGHGHMHEAPSSAGSGSSDGQQGQSQDQGQGQSQPSQVHAPPQLIHSQHQQQQQHRSWASQSHVPHAPGWELSGTPSPSYGMPSAIHQGHEDWRQNAGAIA; encoded by the exons ATGTCCGCTCCACCCAGCCCACCATGCAACCTCGACCCTCCCTTCCGGGGTTACATCGAGACCACTTTTGACGCGTTACTTGTGTTTGAGGCTGCTAGGCGAGGGATGATCCCTCGAGTCACGAGGAGATTGATAGAGCGGGAGCGAGCGATGGTCCAGTCGGGAGCAGTATTTGTGTTTGACGAGCACGAGAGTGGTATCAAGCGATGGACAGATGGGTTGGTTTGGAGTCCAAGTAGAATCTTGAACAACTTCCTT GTGTACCGCGAAACCGACAAGCGTTCTGCTAACGCCAAGAATTCTGGCTCCCCAACCACTCAAACATCTCCCCAGAACACCTCATCGGCTCTCAGCAAGTCTGTTGGCTCTACCAGATCCGATGCTCAGTCAGAAGTTTCAAGCACCAACATTGGATCCGACACTACGAGCGGCATGGTCGACCCTCCACCTTTGGGACAGGGAGCATTGGCTAGGCCAAGGAGTGCGAGTGAGGGTGGCGGTTCGATTGATCggttgaaggagaggcaGCTTGTGGGGAGTTTGACTAACAGCTACAAGTTTAAAGAGAATGGTTTGGTTAAAAAG ACTATGTCTGTGTCTGTTAATGGCTTTGCCCAGCACGTTGTTTCGTATTACGCGATCGATGATGTCATCTCTGGCAAGCTTCGAacaccttcatccatcCCAGAACTTGCTTCGCTGGAGATCAGCCCTGAATATTTGCACAAGCAAAACTTCAGGTTTCCTCCGCAAGTAGAGGTTGGTCCTGATGGCATCCCCCGATACAG AGGCGAGCCCGAAGAACCCCAATCTCCTCATACCCCCGCCAGCAATTACTCTTTTCAGACTTTTcatcaacagcagcaacaacctcCATCGACAACTAGCGAATACTACGAAGTCCCTTCTTACAATGCCGGCTCTATCCCAGCTCATCAACAGATGCACCGCATTGGATCCCCCCGCAATCGACCAATGAGCGTCCCTATGCCTAtacctctcccttcccccgCGCATTCCATTCAAGGGTCATCGTACATGGGCCCCGGCAGCGCCGGATCAGGGTTCTACGAGTCGCCATCAGTTAACGGTATGCACTACGCCCCACCACTTGTTCGACAGAGCTCTTCTAGCAGTGTGACAAGTTCAACGTCGGCGATCCGTCCTGGTAGCTCAGCTAACCGGCGGTACGCTCCTTATGGTGGCGGACCAGCGGGCCCGGGAAACAGAGGTTCAACCGGGCCTATGCAATATCAACACGGTCACCAGCGCCGACAATCTGGATCTGACTCTCAAGACAGTTCCTACCCTATTGACGGTAACAACCCAGCTAGCTACGATGTGAAGCCCAGCATTGCCCCTTACTATACCGGTCCTCCTTCTGGGGGATCTGGTACATTCACATTCTATCCCCCTGAGAATGCTTCTTCTATCGAACCGCCGATGGCATCACCCACATATGCTTCAGCTGGCTACGGCCCCTGGCAGTCTATGCATCCTTCGCAAAATACGCGTTTTATGCCTGCGCGACATGATTATGCCGCTGGACCGCCTTCTATCCCTCTcggtcctcctccacctggACATGGCCACATGCACGAAGCACCTTCATCAGCAGGCAGCGGGTCGAGTGATGGGCAGCAAGGCCAGAGCCAGgatcaagggcaagggcagtctcaaccttctcaagTTCATGCGCCTCCACAGTTGATCCATTCACAacaccagcagcaacagcagcacCGATCATGGGCTTCTCAGAGTCATGTCCCGCATGCACCTGGATGGGAGCTGAGTGGGACGCCGTCCCCTAGCTATGGAATGCCGTCGGCGATCCACCAGGGGCATGAAGATTGGAGGCAAAATGCCGGAGCTATCGCCTAA
- a CDS encoding transaldolase, putative yields the protein MPTSLEALKASGTTVVADTGDFSSIDEFKPQDATTNPSLILAAVKMPAYAKLLEPAIKYAKSKGGDIEVQSENAMDRLLVEFGTEILKIIPGRVSTEVDAKFSFDTQATINKAHQIIALYKEQGIDKNRVLIKIASTYEGILAAKQLESEGIHCNLTLLFGFGQAVACAEAGVTLISPFVGRILDWYKKANPDTTYTAETDPGVQSVQKIYNYYKQHGYKTIVMGASFRNTGEIAALAGCDFLTISPKLLDELNKSQDDLPKKLDASSTGEPIPKTSYLDDEAKFRWALFEDVMAFDKLHEGIRGFAKDGASLKQMLIEKLKA from the exons ATGCCCACTTCTCTTGAAGCTCTCAAGGC CTCTGGCACCACCGTTGTCGCCGACACTGGTgacttttcttccatcgaCGAGTTCAAGCCCCAGGATGCCACCACCAACCCTTCCCTCAT CCTTGCCGCCGTCAAGATGCCCGCTTACGCTAAGCTCCTCGAGCCTGCTATCAAGTACGCCAAGTCTAAGGGCGG TGACATTGAGGTCCAGTCCGAGAACGCCATGGACCGACTCCTCGTCGAGTTCGGTACTGAGATCTTGAAGATCATCCCCGGTCGAGTTTCCACCGAGGTTGACGCCAAGTTCTCTTTCGACACCCAGGCCACTATCAACAAGGCCCACCAGATTATTGCTCTTTACAAGGAGCAGGGTATTGACAAGAACCGAGTCTTGATCAAGATCGCCTCCACTTACGAGGGTATCCTTGCTGCCAAGCAGCTCGAATCTGAGGGTATCCA CTGTAACctcaccctcctcttcggtTTCGGCCAGGCCGTTGCTTGTGCCGAGGCTGGTGTCACCCTTATCTCTCCCTTCGTCGGCCGA ATCCTTGACTGGTACAAGAAGGCCAACCCCGACACCACTTACACTGCCGAGACTGACCCCGGAGTTCAGTCCGTCCAGAAGATCTACAA CTACTACAAGCAACACGGCTACAAGACCATCGTCATGGGTGCTTCTTTCCGAAACACTGGCGAAATTGCCGCTCTTGCCGGTTGCGACttcctcaccatctcccCCAAGCTCCTCGATGAGCTCAACAAGTCTCAGGACGACCTCCCCAAGAAGCTCGACGCTTCTTCCACTGGCGAGCCCATCCCCAAGACTTCCTACCTCGACGACGAGGCCAAGTTCCGATGGGCCCTTTTCGAAGATGTTATGGCGTTTGACAAGCTCCACGAGGGTATCCGAGGTTTCGCCAAGGACGGCGCTAGTTTGAAGCAGATGTTGAtcgagaagctcaaggCTTAA